Within Aliivibrio fischeri, the genomic segment AGAAGTCGAGTTATTAGATAATTGGTTGATACGTTATAACGAGTTTTCAGGAGAAGAGTTGGTATTTATTCCTGATTCTTGGTTTTGCTCTTTGAGTTTTTTAGGTTTTGAAGAACGGTATTTATCTCATTACAACCAGAAGTCAATCGGAAGAGTGAGTAAGAGAATAATCAGAAATTCCAAATACAGGAATATTTAGTTTAAAGCGTAATTACAACGTTCAAAACCTTTCATACTATAGCCATGTGTTTAATTATGACTTAAAGAGATTCACATGGCTACTTCTACCTTACCTCTTAAACAGGTTATTTCACCTTCTCAATTATCTGAGATTTTACAGCGTTCCCGTGTCACGATTTGGCGCTGGATTAAAGAAGAGCAATTACCACCACCAATAAAAATTAATGGTGCAGTCCTTGGTTGGAAAGCGGAAGTAATTAATCAATGGCTTGATGCTAACGTTGGGTAGGGGGTAAGCATGTTTAGAAATACGATACAGCGTGATGCGGCTAAACAGATTGTACAGTCGACATTATTAACCCCATTGATCCGAAAAAATGAATTAGCTGTTTTGCTTAATGTTAGTACCAAAACAATTGAACGTTGGACAAAAAATGAATTTTTACCACCACCATTTAGAACTAAAGCAGGGAGAACAATTGGTTGGCCTGAGCATCAACTCGAAGAATGGTCGGTTATAATGCGTAGATAATAAGATCTATTTTACGAAAGAATTAGAGGTGTTAATGACACCTCATTTTTTTGTCTTTAGATGTCTCAATTTGTCATTGTTTGGGGGGAATGTCTGCGTAAATAACCTTTTCCGATAATGTGTTTTTATCTAAAACTGCTCGTTAGCTGCTTTAAATAAAGGGTGTAGGTATTTAGATAACGGTCAAGGTTAGTAGGTATATTTTATTATTATGGCAAATCACATACCAAAACTAATACCTAATCCTAATAATAAAAATCTAGCGTATTACTGGGATAAGGATACATATATACCTGTTTATTATCGTAGTGGCTTAATTATTAATATTATGGATGCAATAGCAAAGCAGTTATCGGTGGTTCAAATTCAGCATTCAAGGGTGTTAGTTGGGTTGCTGCAATTTAACTTACCAGTAGGAAGGGGAACGCTTTGTAATACGGTAATGAGTCAGTTTATTGATAGATACATACCGAAAGTGAAACAACATTATAAAGCGCTTGGTTATTCAACCAACGTAGGTTATGTGTGGGTTCGAGAGCAATCCACGTCTACCGTTCAGCATTATCACGCTGCTTTTTTTGTAAATCAGCAAGCGGTTGCAGGCATATATAAATTAAGAGAATTGGCTTCCGAATTGTGGGGGAAGTTATGTGGTGGTCATGTTACGTTTCCAGCTAACCCAACTTATACCGTAAAGCGAAAAGATAATGAAAGTAGGTTCATTGCGTTAATGCGATTAAGTTATTACGCTAAAGAAGAAACAAAAAATGCGAGTAGCTATATTAAAAATTATTCAACAAGCCGATTAAAAATGCAGAGAAAAAGCGAATAAGATCACGGGTATCAAAAGCAGTTGCTGTTCCTTTAGTCCTCTCTTTTTTTACTTGGATATTTTTGAATAGATATAATATGCGGTTCGCATTGGTAGCATTTAGAAATAATGAGATTGGCTATCAAAAAGCTTACTCCTTCTTAATTGGGCTGAAAATGTGGTTGTTTTGTCTGCAATTATAGACAGGTAATGTAATTTGTCTATAATTGCAGACAGTTACCCATTTGATAAGGTTCGTTCTTTGGGATGGTGAGACCTAACGAAAAGTAATATTGCCTATAGCTAGTAAATAGCATTCTGATAAAGAACACTTAAGTAACACGACAAGGTATAAATATAAAAGGTTACACCATGAAAACGTATGTATTCTCGTTAACTATAAGTAACAACATAGCCGCAGAGTCACAATCAGAAGATGATCTATCTGATGCGCTTTACGGTGGTGGTTGTGATGATTCGGTAATTGCGACTTATAACAACACTTTTTACTTAACATTTGATAGGGAGGCAGATAATTACGAGCAAGCGGTTATGTCAGCAATTGCAGATGTAGAAGCGGCTATCAATCTACCGGTATTATCTGTTGATGCAGGTGATATGGTTGGCTTAACTGATGCAGAAAAGCTATCAGGAATGACAAAAACTTTATTATCTAAATACAACAAAGGCACTAGAGGAGCTGGCGACTTTCCATCACCTATCCAGCGCGTTAATACTAAAAACGCGATATGGAGCTGGTATGATATTGCTGATTGGCTAGAAGCTAACGGTTTCGTCGAAAAAGAGATTGTTGATAATGCGCGTGTTACCGCCGCTATCAATATGAGCTTACAAGCGCGTAAGCATCACCTACTTGCTGATGTGAATAGATACACTGATATGCTAAAAGGCTGCGCAGTAGCGGGTTAAGCACATCAATACAAAATCGTAAAAGTCACTTCCAAGTCTCACCTTGACCGCTCTATAATGGGCGGTCTTTTTATTTATTCTGCATTTTAAATTCTCACCGTTTTAATTTTGTAATTATTGTGTTTTATCATAGTAAATCTAGGCATTACACGGTATTTTACCTCGCTAAATAGACGCAACATATATCTTTTAAGCTAGGTAAATATGACAAATAATAACTTCACCCAAACTGCTGCCTTCATTTGGTCTGTTGCTGACCTACTGCGCGGTGATTTCAAACAGTCCCAATACGGTCGTGTCATTCTGCCATTTACCCTGCTACGTCGCCTTGAGTGTGTGCTAGAAGAAAGTAAAGATGACGTAGTTGCTCAAGCTGAAAAAGTGAAAGCAATGAACCTACCAGAAGAAGCACAGGAGAAAATGATCCTACGTGCGACCCTTTCTTCTAAAACAAATAAGAGCTTGTCATTCTTCAATACCTCACCGATGAACCTAGGCAAAATGGGTCAAAGTGACATTAAAGATAACCTAGAAAACTACATTCAGTGTTTCTCTACCGATGCTCGTGAAATCTTTGAACACTTCAAGTTTGATGAATTTGTCGGCTTATTGGATGACGCAAACCTACTCTTCAAAGTGGTAAAGAAATTCGCCACCACTGACCTTAGCCCAAGTAAAGTATCAAACCATGAAATGGGCTTAGTGTTTGAAGAATTAATCCGTCGCTTTGCAGAGAGCTCAAATGAAACCGCAGGTGAGCACTTTACCCCTCGTGATATTGTTCGCTTAACCACATCATTAGTATTCATGGAAGATGATGAAGCCTTAACGCAAGATGGCATCATTCGTACTATCTACGACCCAACAGCAGGTACAGGCGGTTTCTTATCATCAGGCATGGAATACGTGCACGAATTGAACCCTAAAGCGGTGATGCGTGCCTTTGGTCAGGAGTTAAACCCAGAGTCTTACGCTATCTGTAAAGCCGATATGCTCATCAAAGGGCAAGACGTTAGCCGTATCAAGCTAGGTAACACTCTATCTAACGACCAACTGCCAGCCGACCAATTCGATTACATGCTATCTAACCCACCATTTGGTGTCGATTGGAAGAAAATCGAAGGTGAAATCAAAGACGAACATACTCTAAAAGGTTTTGATGGTCGCTTTGGTGCAGGTTTACCCCGTGTCTCTGATGGCTCATTATTGTTCTTGATGCACCTTATCAGCAAGATGCGTGACACTCATAACGTTGATGGCAGCATCAATGATGGTGGTCGTATCGGTATTATCTTAAATGGCTCACCACTGTTTACAGGCGGTGCAGGTAGCGGTGAAAGTGAAATTCGTCGTTACATCCTTGAAGCCGATTTATTAGAAGGCATCATCGCCCTACCGACCGATATGTTTTACAACACGGGCATTGCGACCTATGTGTGGGTACTGTCCAACAAGAAAACGTCTGAGCGTAAAGGCAAAGTTCAACTGATTGATGGCTCTAACCTGTGTGGCAAGATGCGTAAATCGTTAGGCTCTAAGCGTAACCTAATGAGCGAAGACGACATCAAACTCATCACCCGTACTTTTGGTCACTTTGAAGTGGTTGATGCCCGTGAGCTTGATAAGCCTGCTGAACAAAAATCCAATCGTGGTCGTCAATCGTCCACCAGCAAAACAGAAGCACCAAAGACGTTCGCCAGCAAGATCTTCAACAGCACCGACTTTGGCTACCGCCGCTTAACCATTGAGCGTCCATTGCGTCTATCAGCACAAATCACCGATACAGCAATTGAAAACCTACGCTTTGCACCAAAACCACTTAATGCCCCAATGGAGCGTTTATATAACGAGTTTGGTACAACATGGAATGAGGATAGCTACGGCTACCTTGCGGAAGTTGAAACCGAAGTGCGTGCGCTCATCAAAGCTGAGTTTAGCGAGCTGAAAGAAAAACAAATCAAAGATCTGTTAGACAGCAAGCTGTGGTTATTCCAACGCTCGCTAATGGATAAAGCTCAACAACTACAAACCGCAGTTGCAAGCAATGCTGGTGGTCGAGATATGGTAAGCAACGATTTCAACCAATTCGACATCACTATGAAAGGCGCATTCAAAGCAACGGGTATTAAGTTCGATGCCAAAGAGAAGAAGCAATTCTTTGATGTGGTAACGTTTAAAAATCCAGACGCCGAGCCTGTGGTGAAGAAAGTGTTAAAAGAAACCGCACAGCCGCTGTACGGCTCATTTAACTACAACGGTAAGGTAGTTGAATTCCAACAAGATGGCGACCTACGTGATAACGAAAACGTACCGCTAGACGCCAACATTACCACCACAGAGCTGATTGAAAACTACGTGAAGCGTGAAGTATTGCCACACGTTAGCGATGCATGGGTCAACGCCGATAAGCGTGATGAGAAAGACAATGAGATTGGCATTGTGGGTTATGAAATCCCATTTAACCGCCACTTCTACGTGTATCAACCACCTCGTGCGCTCGAAGCCATTGATGAAGATTTGGCACTGGTCAGTGATGAAATTATGAGCCTACTGCAAGAGGTGCGTTCGTAATGAGCAAGTATCAAGCGTATCCTGAATATAAAGACTCGGGAGTGAAATGGTTGGAAAATATCCCTGCACATTGGGTGATATACCCATCTAAACGACTATTTCCTGAATCAAAAAAAAGAGCAGATCTAAAAGATCAACAACTTTCAGCAACTCAAGATTATGGTGTGATCTCCCAAGAACGTTTTATGCAATTAGCTGGTCGCCGTGTTGTTCAGCTAAACAGTAATCAAGAGCTAAGAAAACGTGTAGATGTCGACGATTTCGTAATCAGTATGCGTAGCTTTCAAGGTGGACTAGAACGTGCTTGGGAAGCAGGAGGAATTCGTTCTTCCTATGTAGTTTTGAAGCCTACTGTTCAAATTAAACATGGGTATTTTCAGTACCTATTTAAATCGTCTAGATATATTCAAGCTATTCAATCGACGGCTAATTTCATTCGTGATGGTCAAGATATGAACTATCAAAACTTTGTATTGATAGATCTACCATACCCACAACGAGAAGAGCAAACTCAAATCGCAGCCTTTCTCGATTACGAAATGGCTAAAATTGACACGCTCATCGAAAAGCAGCAGCGACTTATCGAACTGCTAAAAGAAAAACGCCAAGCGGTGATTAGCCATGCGGTCACAAAAGGGCTAAACCCTGACGCACCAATGAAAGATTCAGGTGTTGAGTGGTTGGGTGAAGTGCCTGAGCATTGGGATGTTCTATATATAAAACATTTATCAGAAGTCAAAAGGGGCGCAAGCCCTAGACCTATAGATGATCCTAAATATTTTGATGAACATGGCGAATATGCTTGGACTCGTATCGCCGATGTTTCCAAAGCAGGAATGTATCTGACAAATACAACTCAAAGACTATCTAAATTAGGTTCATCATTAAGTGTCAAACTAGAACCAAATGAATTATTTTTGAGTATTGCAGGAACTGTGGGAAAACCGTGCTTAACAATCTCGAAGGCATGTATACACGATGGTTTCGTTTATTTCCCGAGCTTAAAAATAAATAATAAATTTTTGTATTATATTTTTGAAGCGGGACAAGCTTATCTTGGCTTAGGAAAAATGGGGACTCAATTAAATCTAAATACTGATACTGTTGGTGGAATTAAAATTGGCTTACCGAGCAAACAAGAAATCGAGCAAATAATCATCTTTATAGAAAAACAAAAAGATGAATATGACACTCTAATAAAAAAAGCATCAGATTCTATCAATCTAATGCAAGAACGACGCACAGCCCTAATCTCAGCAGCCGTAACAGGCAAAATTGACGTTCGCAATTGGGTAGCACCAACCACCAGCAATACTGCTGTTAATGAGGCACAGCAGGAGGCGACGGTATGAGTAAGGACACCACTGCCGAGCGTATATTTCAGGATGAGATGATCGCTCAACTGGTCGCTAACGGTTGGAAACGAGGTAAACCAGACCGTTATGATCGTAAACGTGCTTTGTATTGCGAAGATGCACTGCACTTTGTGCAAACTACCCAACCTAAAGAGTGGGAAAAGTTTACCAAAGTGTACCCGAATGACACCGAGCGTCACTTTCTTGATGCGCTGGTGACACAACTGAAAAAAGCCGACAGCAACGCTACAGATGCCGTTTCTCGCACTTACGGTACATTGGGCGTGCTTCGTCATGGCTTAAAGATTCGTAATGCCCGTTTCTCGCTGTGCCAGTTTAAGCCAGAGCACAGCCTCAACCCTGAAACACTGGCACGCTATGAGCAGAACATCTGCCGTGTCGTTCCAGAGTTGGTTTATAGTCCTTACGCTACTGCCGAGCACTTAGCCTTAACAGGCAAGAAAGCCAAAGCATGGCGTATTGATTTGGTACTGTTTGTAAACGGCTTGCCTATATCAACCCTTGAACTGAAATCTGAGTTCAAACAATCGGTGCAGAATGCCATTAAGCAATACAAAGATACTCGTTTACCGATTGATAAAGAAACCAAAAAGCCTGAGCCATTATTAACCTTCAAACGTGGTGCATTGGTTCACTTTGCTGTCAGCCAATATGAAGTCTTCATGGCAACCAAGCTAGCGGGTGATGACACCTTCTTCCTACCGTTTAACAAAGGTACAAAAGAAGGCGGTAAGGGTAACGATGTTCCTGACGATCAAAACTGTTACGCTACTGATTATTTGTGGAATGAAGTATTACTGCCTGAGAACCTATTAAAAATCTTAGGTAGCTTCATTCACCTGCAAATTGAAGAAAAAGAAGATTGGGAAGGACGCAAGTATAAGAAAGAAACCCTGATTTTCCCTCGTTACCATCAGTGGGATGTGGTGCATAAACTTATCGGTGCTGCCGTTGCTGAAGGTACAGGTAATAAATACCTAATTCAGCACAGTGCAGGCTCAGGTAAATCAAACTCCATTGCATGGACAGCCACCAGCTATCTACCCTTTACGATGAGCAAGGTGAAAAGCAGTTCCATTCGGTCATTGTGGTAACAGACCGCACCGTGTTAGATGATCAGCTTCAAGATACCATCTATCAGTTTGAACATGCTGATGGTGTGGTGGGTCGTATCAACAACAAAGAAGGTGACGGCTCTAAATCTGAAAAGCTGGCGGCTGCGCTTGAGAACTCACAGCCTATCATCATTGTGACGATTCAAACTTTCCCGTATGTACTGCGTGCGATTGAAAACAGCGTGAGCTTAAAGCTGCGTAAGTATGCGGTAATTGCTGATGAAGCCCACTCATCACAAAGTGGCTCTACCGCTCGCAAGCTTAAAGAAGTATTGATGATCGAAGAAGCCGATGATGATGTGATGCTATCGTCAGAAGATATTCTTGATGCAACCATGGCGGCACGTAAGAACAGTAATAATCTTAATTACTATGCGTTCACTGCAACACCTAAAGCAAAAACCTTAGAGTTGTTTGGTCGCTTGCCAAATCCTGATGAGCCAGCGTCTAAAACCAACAAGCCACAAGCTTACCATGTGTATTCTATGCGTCAGGCAATCGAAGAAGGCTTTATCTTAGACGTACTCAAGAACTACACCAGCTATCAAGTGGCATACAAGCTGGTTCAAAAGATGGAAGCCGCTGATAAAGAAGTAGACAGCAAGAAAGCCAAAACCAAGCTTAATCAGTGGGTACGCTTGCACGATTACAACATTTCACAAAAAGTAAAAGTGATTGTTGAGCACTACAAAAACCATGTAATGCACTTACTAGGTGGTCAGGCAAAAGCCATGGTGGTGACGAGCTCTCGTAAAGAAGCGGTACGTTATAAGCTGGCGTTTGATAAATACATTACCGAACATGGTTATCAACGTATTGCAGCAATGGTAGCGTTCTCTGGTGAAGTGGAATTTAACGAAAACGATCCAGACAGCGTTGCATTACTTGATCAGAAATTCACTGAGAACAACATGAACCCGAACTTAAAGGGTCGTGATATGCGTAAAGCGTTTGATAGTGATGATTACCAAGTGATGCTGGTGGCGAACAAGTTCCAAACGGGTTTTGACCAACCTAAGCTTTGTGCCATGTACGTCGATAAACCATTAGGTGGTGTGGAATGTGTTCAGACCTTATCTCGTTTGAACCGTACCTATGCTGGTAAAGCCGAATGCGGCACGTTCGTTTTAGATTTCTTCAATGAGCCTGACGACATCTTAAATGCGTTCCAGCCTTACTATCAAACCGCTGAGCTGGTGGATGTCACCAACCCTAACCTTGTGTTTGATCTGTTTGAGAAGCTACGCTCAAGCGGTATTTTCTTATGGAATGAAGTCGAGCAATTCTGTGTTGCCTTCCTCACTAAGAAAAAATCTAATGCAGCAGTTAGTAACATCTGTAAACCCGCCGTTGAACGTTGGCAGCATCGTTATAAATCAGCGATTGAGGCTTATATTCAATCTAAAGAGATGTTCGAGCGCACCAAGAAAACCAAAGATGCGGTTCTAATTGCCAATGCTGAAAATGCTTTTAAAGAGTGTAAACAGGAAAAAGACCGCCTAGAGATCTTCAAGAAAGACTTGGGTAGCTTTGTACGCTTCTTCGAGTTCATGTCACAGATTGTTGATTATGAAGATAAAGAACTTGAGAAATTAAGCCTGTTCGCCCGTTATCTGCGCCCCCTATTGCATGAGCAAAACGTGCAAGAAGATGAGATTGATTTAAGCAACGTGGAAATGAGCCACTACCGTTTATCTAAGATCCGAGAACAGGACATCAAACTCAAAGAAGATGCAGCAGATTACAAGCTAGAGCCGAGTAATGATGTTGGTACGGCTAAGCCTAAAGATAAGAAAGAAGACTTTTTATCTCGAATTTTAGAGCGTTTAAATGAACTGTTTATCACAGATAACCTCACCGATAAGGACATGATCAATTATGCCTTTACGGTACGTGATAAGTTATCTGAAAACGAAGCGGTAATGACGCAGATTGCTAATAATACCCGTGAACAAGCCATGCTAGGTGACTTCCCTCAAGCAATTGATGATGCGGTAATGGATAGCAATGAAGCACAACAAGAAATGATGATGCAGTACCTATCAAACCAGAACTGGCGAAAGGCTTTGCCCGTGTGGTGTTTGATATGTTAAAGGGATAAATCAATACGATTTTATATATTTAGAAGCTCATAGGATTATT encodes:
- a CDS encoding AlpA family phage regulatory protein, whose amino-acid sequence is MATSTLPLKQVISPSQLSEILQRSRVTIWRWIKEEQLPPPIKINGAVLGWKAEVINQWLDANVG
- a CDS encoding inovirus-type Gp2 protein → MANHIPKLIPNPNNKNLAYYWDKDTYIPVYYRSGLIINIMDAIAKQLSVVQIQHSRVLVGLLQFNLPVGRGTLCNTVMSQFIDRYIPKVKQHYKALGYSTNVGYVWVREQSTSTVQHYHAAFFVNQQAVAGIYKLRELASELWGKLCGGHVTFPANPTYTVKRKDNESRFIALMRLSYYAKEETKNASSYIKNYSTSRLKMQRKSE
- a CDS encoding class I SAM-dependent DNA methyltransferase, giving the protein MTNNNFTQTAAFIWSVADLLRGDFKQSQYGRVILPFTLLRRLECVLEESKDDVVAQAEKVKAMNLPEEAQEKMILRATLSSKTNKSLSFFNTSPMNLGKMGQSDIKDNLENYIQCFSTDAREIFEHFKFDEFVGLLDDANLLFKVVKKFATTDLSPSKVSNHEMGLVFEELIRRFAESSNETAGEHFTPRDIVRLTTSLVFMEDDEALTQDGIIRTIYDPTAGTGGFLSSGMEYVHELNPKAVMRAFGQELNPESYAICKADMLIKGQDVSRIKLGNTLSNDQLPADQFDYMLSNPPFGVDWKKIEGEIKDEHTLKGFDGRFGAGLPRVSDGSLLFLMHLISKMRDTHNVDGSINDGGRIGIILNGSPLFTGGAGSGESEIRRYILEADLLEGIIALPTDMFYNTGIATYVWVLSNKKTSERKGKVQLIDGSNLCGKMRKSLGSKRNLMSEDDIKLITRTFGHFEVVDARELDKPAEQKSNRGRQSSTSKTEAPKTFASKIFNSTDFGYRRLTIERPLRLSAQITDTAIENLRFAPKPLNAPMERLYNEFGTTWNEDSYGYLAEVETEVRALIKAEFSELKEKQIKDLLDSKLWLFQRSLMDKAQQLQTAVASNAGGRDMVSNDFNQFDITMKGAFKATGIKFDAKEKKQFFDVVTFKNPDAEPVVKKVLKETAQPLYGSFNYNGKVVEFQQDGDLRDNENVPLDANITTTELIENYVKREVLPHVSDAWVNADKRDEKDNEIGIVGYEIPFNRHFYVYQPPRALEAIDEDLALVSDEIMSLLQEVRS
- a CDS encoding restriction endonuclease subunit S, whose product is MSKYQAYPEYKDSGVKWLENIPAHWVIYPSKRLFPESKKRADLKDQQLSATQDYGVISQERFMQLAGRRVVQLNSNQELRKRVDVDDFVISMRSFQGGLERAWEAGGIRSSYVVLKPTVQIKHGYFQYLFKSSRYIQAIQSTANFIRDGQDMNYQNFVLIDLPYPQREEQTQIAAFLDYEMAKIDTLIEKQQRLIELLKEKRQAVISHAVTKGLNPDAPMKDSGVEWLGEVPEHWDVLYIKHLSEVKRGASPRPIDDPKYFDEHGEYAWTRIADVSKAGMYLTNTTQRLSKLGSSLSVKLEPNELFLSIAGTVGKPCLTISKACIHDGFVYFPSLKINNKFLYYIFEAGQAYLGLGKMGTQLNLNTDTVGGIKIGLPSKQEIEQIIIFIEKQKDEYDTLIKKASDSINLMQERRTALISAAVTGKIDVRNWVAPTTSNTAVNEAQQEATV